From Streptomyces sp. NBC_00683, one genomic window encodes:
- a CDS encoding hydroxyacid dehydrogenase, producing the protein MEPSLAPSLLSERTRRRLAQVADCDPDFVAYDFSDDTAVAALGAAEVLLTFWGCPVLDEEVLAAAPRLRAVVHAAGTVKGHVTADCWERGITVSSAAAANALPVAEYTVAAILFSNKRILEVREAYRRVRTEHDWRAAFPEVGNYRRTVGIIGASRIGRRVVELLAPYALDIVVHDPYLSDAEAAHLGVRTVGLDELCETSDVISLHAPELPTTRHLLDRRRLGLMRDGATVINTSRGSLLDQASLTEELVAGRLHAVIDVTEPEVLPADSPLYDLPNVLLTPHYAGSFGNELQRMADSAVEEVARFAAGLPFAHPVSRTELEHTA; encoded by the coding sequence ATGGAGCCCTCGCTCGCCCCCTCGCTCCTCAGTGAGCGGACGCGGCGCCGGCTCGCACAGGTCGCCGACTGCGACCCCGATTTCGTGGCGTACGACTTCTCCGACGACACGGCGGTGGCCGCGCTCGGAGCGGCCGAGGTCCTGCTGACCTTCTGGGGCTGCCCCGTCCTCGACGAGGAGGTTCTGGCCGCGGCGCCCCGGCTGCGCGCGGTCGTGCACGCCGCCGGGACCGTAAAGGGCCATGTCACAGCCGACTGCTGGGAACGTGGGATCACCGTGTCGTCGGCAGCCGCGGCCAACGCCCTGCCGGTGGCCGAGTACACCGTGGCCGCCATCCTGTTCTCCAACAAGCGGATCCTGGAGGTGCGCGAGGCGTACCGCCGCGTCCGCACCGAGCACGACTGGCGTGCGGCCTTCCCCGAGGTCGGCAACTACCGCCGCACCGTCGGCATCATCGGGGCCTCGCGCATCGGCCGCCGTGTCGTCGAGTTGCTCGCTCCGTACGCGCTCGACATCGTCGTCCACGATCCGTACCTCTCGGACGCCGAGGCCGCACATCTCGGTGTGCGCACCGTCGGACTCGACGAACTGTGCGAGACGTCCGATGTCATCAGTCTGCACGCGCCGGAACTTCCCACCACCCGCCATCTGCTCGATCGCCGCAGGCTCGGCCTGATGCGCGACGGAGCCACCGTCATCAACACCTCGCGCGGCTCGCTCCTCGACCAGGCCTCGCTCACCGAGGAGTTGGTGGCCGGACGGCTGCACGCGGTCATCGATGTCACCGAGCCCGAGGTGCTGCCCGCCGACTCCCCTCTCTACGACCTGCCCAATGTCCTGCTCACCCCGCACTACGCCGGATCGTTCGGCAACGAACTGCAGCGCATGGCGGACTCCGCCGTGGAGGAGGTCGCCCGGTTCGCCGCCGGACTGCCCTTCGCACACCCGGTCAGCCGCACGGAACTGGAGCACACGGCGTGA
- a CDS encoding alpha-L-fucosidase, which translates to MTMQPWFSEAKLGIFVHWGIYAVDGVGESWSFFGGDVPYETYMAQLNGFTASRYRPDDWAKLFRKAGAKYAVLTTKHHDGVALWDTACTDLSVPRRSPVARDLVGPFADALRRHDLRVGLYFSHNDWSHPDYPSVRPSKLHRPWVDNRYAMPAPGDEDPERWERYLEVVHRGQIRELIEGYRPDLLWFDGAWERDERQWRMKELREEILASSPETVLNGRMLGHGDFATAELGVPITRPEGPWELCYTINDLWGYQPQDTRHKSVRELVRVFAETIGHGGNLLLNTGPREDGTIRPEHAQRLEGLGRWISRNQEAVYPTEAGLPYGHHYGPSMLSKDRRTLFLVCFDTPRVFVELRGVHNTVKRISVLGTGQELGHRVVGGFPSRRVPGVVRIEVPTVSDPYATVLAIELDGELDLYTGSGEG; encoded by the coding sequence GTGACCATGCAGCCCTGGTTCTCCGAGGCCAAGCTCGGAATCTTCGTCCACTGGGGGATCTACGCGGTCGACGGAGTCGGCGAGTCGTGGTCGTTCTTCGGCGGGGACGTCCCGTACGAGACGTACATGGCTCAGCTGAACGGCTTCACCGCCTCCCGCTATCGCCCCGACGACTGGGCGAAGCTCTTCCGTAAGGCCGGTGCCAAGTACGCCGTACTGACCACCAAGCACCATGACGGCGTCGCACTCTGGGACACCGCGTGCACGGATCTCTCGGTGCCCCGGCGCAGTCCGGTGGCCCGCGACCTCGTCGGCCCGTTCGCGGACGCGCTTCGCCGGCACGACCTGCGCGTCGGTCTGTACTTCTCGCACAACGACTGGAGCCACCCCGACTACCCGAGTGTCCGGCCGTCGAAGCTGCACAGGCCCTGGGTCGACAACCGCTATGCGATGCCCGCACCGGGTGACGAGGACCCCGAGCGCTGGGAGCGCTATCTCGAGGTGGTGCACCGCGGCCAGATACGCGAGCTGATCGAGGGCTACCGGCCGGATCTGCTGTGGTTCGACGGCGCGTGGGAGCGGGACGAACGGCAGTGGCGGATGAAGGAACTCCGCGAGGAAATACTCGCTTCGAGTCCCGAAACCGTCCTCAACGGACGCATGCTCGGCCACGGCGACTTCGCGACGGCCGAACTCGGGGTGCCGATCACGCGGCCCGAGGGACCCTGGGAACTCTGCTACACGATCAACGACCTGTGGGGCTACCAGCCGCAGGACACCCGGCACAAGAGCGTGCGCGAGCTGGTGCGGGTCTTCGCAGAGACCATCGGCCACGGCGGCAACCTGCTGCTCAACACGGGCCCCAGGGAGGACGGCACGATCCGTCCCGAGCACGCGCAGCGCCTCGAAGGGCTCGGCCGGTGGATCAGCCGCAACCAGGAGGCCGTGTATCCGACGGAGGCGGGCCTGCCGTACGGGCACCACTACGGCCCGTCCATGCTCTCCAAGGACCGCCGCACGCTCTTCCTCGTCTGCTTCGACACGCCTCGCGTCTTCGTCGAACTCCGCGGAGTGCACAACACCGTGAAGAGGATCTCCGTCCTCGGGACGGGCCAGGAACTCGGGCACCGGGTCGTCGGCGGATTCCCGAGCCGCCGCGTCCCCGGCGTGGTCCGCATCGAGGTACCGACCGTCTCCGACCCGTACGCCACCGTGCTGGCCATCGAACTCGACGGGGAGCTCGACCTGTACACGGGCAGCGGCGAGGGCTGA
- a CDS encoding PQQ-dependent sugar dehydrogenase, whose protein sequence is MHRRLTRALAALACTLLAAAGTLTAQQRPAEAAPAAADEFQQVTLAKGVAETGEPMTLAVLPDRSVLHTSRDGTLRLTDAAGTTKVAGRLDVYSHDEEGLQGIGVDPGFTGNRFVYLYYAPKLSTPTGDAPANGSSADFTPFDGVNRLSRFVLRTDGTLDTVSETKVLDVPASRGLCCHVGGDIDFDAQGNLYLSTGDDSNPFASDGYAPLDERPNRNPAYDAQRSAGNTNDLRGKVLRIKVNAAGGYSIPSGNLFAPGTARTRPEIYAMGFRNPFRMSVDKPTGTVYLGDYGPDAGTANAGRGPAGQVEFNRITKAGNYGWPYCVGKNSAYVDYDFATSTSGAAFSCSAPRNTSPNNTGLTDLPPAQPAWIPYDGGSVPEFGSGSESPMGGPVYHYDAASTSTVKFPEHFDGDFFAGEFGRKWIKRIEQGADGAVQSINAFPWQGTQIMDMAFGPDGALYVLDYGTGYFNGDANSAVYRIEYVTGERAPLAKAAADRTSGKAPLTVKFSSAGTSDPDGDPLTYAWKFGDGGTSTAADPSHTYTTNGRYTAELTVSDGTGKTANASVIITVGNTAPSVTLELPTDGTIIDMGAAVPFKVTVTDPEDSAIDCSRVKVNFIIGHDSHGHLQTSATGCSGTLKTIADGEHDPNANIFGVWDAEYTDGGANGQPALTTHDQNLSQGSQRQAEHFGDSAGVTIVDKTAAHGGKAVGYIENGDWISFKPYLLTNATKLTARIASGAAGGTLEVRAGSPTGTLLGSTAVPATGGWESFQDVSANLTNRPAGTTTLHLVFKGGSGSLFDVDDFTFTTDGTQARTGPITGIDGKCVDVAAGASADGTQIQLYGCNGTAAQQWTVGTDGTLRALGKCLDISGGGTADGTKIQLYGCNNTGAQKWAPQSDGTLKNPVSGKCMDAAGASSADRTKLHLWTCGSGANQKWILP, encoded by the coding sequence GTGCACAGGAGACTCACCCGAGCTCTCGCGGCGTTGGCCTGCACCTTGCTCGCCGCCGCGGGCACCCTCACCGCCCAGCAGAGACCGGCCGAAGCCGCGCCTGCGGCAGCCGACGAGTTCCAGCAGGTCACCCTTGCCAAAGGGGTGGCCGAGACCGGTGAGCCGATGACGCTCGCCGTCCTGCCCGACAGGTCCGTCCTGCACACCTCACGGGACGGCACCCTGCGCCTCACCGACGCCGCCGGTACCACCAAGGTCGCCGGCCGGCTCGACGTCTACTCGCACGACGAAGAGGGCCTCCAGGGCATCGGCGTCGACCCGGGCTTCACCGGCAACCGCTTCGTGTACCTCTACTACGCCCCGAAGCTCTCGACTCCCACCGGGGACGCCCCCGCGAACGGTTCATCAGCCGACTTCACGCCGTTCGACGGCGTCAACCGGCTCTCACGTTTCGTTCTCAGGACCGACGGCACCCTGGACACCGTGTCCGAGACGAAGGTCCTCGACGTCCCCGCCAGCCGCGGCCTGTGTTGTCATGTCGGCGGCGACATTGACTTCGACGCCCAGGGCAACCTGTACCTCTCCACGGGCGACGACAGCAATCCCTTCGCCTCCGACGGGTACGCCCCCCTCGACGAGCGACCGAACCGCAACCCCGCCTACGACGCCCAGCGTTCGGCGGGCAACACCAACGACCTGCGCGGCAAGGTGCTGCGCATCAAGGTGAACGCGGCGGGCGGCTACTCCATCCCGTCGGGCAACCTGTTCGCTCCGGGAACCGCGAGGACGAGGCCCGAGATCTACGCCATGGGCTTCCGCAACCCCTTCCGGATGTCCGTCGACAAGCCCACCGGGACCGTCTACCTCGGTGACTACGGCCCCGACGCCGGCACCGCGAACGCAGGCCGCGGACCTGCCGGGCAGGTCGAGTTCAACCGGATCACCAAGGCGGGCAACTACGGCTGGCCCTACTGCGTCGGCAAGAACAGCGCCTACGTCGACTACGACTTCGCCACCTCGACGTCCGGGGCAGCCTTCTCCTGCTCGGCCCCCAGGAACACCTCGCCGAACAACACCGGCCTGACGGACCTCCCTCCGGCCCAGCCCGCCTGGATCCCCTACGACGGCGGCTCGGTCCCCGAGTTCGGCAGTGGTTCCGAGTCACCCATGGGCGGGCCCGTCTACCACTACGACGCGGCCTCGACCTCGACGGTCAAGTTCCCCGAGCACTTCGACGGCGACTTCTTCGCCGGTGAGTTCGGCCGCAAGTGGATCAAACGCATCGAGCAGGGCGCCGACGGAGCCGTCCAGTCGATCAACGCCTTCCCCTGGCAGGGCACCCAGATCATGGACATGGCCTTCGGCCCTGACGGTGCGCTGTACGTCCTCGACTACGGCACCGGCTACTTCAACGGCGACGCCAACAGCGCCGTGTACCGCATCGAGTACGTCACCGGGGAACGGGCCCCGCTCGCCAAGGCGGCCGCCGACCGCACCTCCGGCAAGGCCCCCCTCACCGTGAAGTTCTCGTCCGCCGGCACCTCCGACCCCGACGGCGACCCCCTCACCTACGCCTGGAAGTTCGGTGACGGCGGCACTTCCACCGCGGCCGACCCCTCGCACACCTACACCACCAACGGCCGCTACACCGCGGAACTGACGGTCTCCGACGGCACCGGCAAGACCGCGAACGCCTCAGTGATCATCACCGTCGGCAACACGGCGCCCAGTGTCACCCTGGAACTGCCCACCGACGGCACCATCATCGACATGGGCGCCGCAGTCCCCTTCAAGGTCACCGTCACCGACCCCGAGGACAGTGCGATCGACTGCTCCAGGGTCAAGGTCAACTTCATCATCGGACACGACAGCCACGGCCACCTGCAGACATCCGCCACGGGCTGTTCGGGCACCCTCAAGACCATCGCCGACGGTGAGCACGACCCCAACGCGAACATCTTCGGCGTCTGGGACGCCGAGTACACCGACGGAGGAGCGAACGGACAGCCCGCGCTGACCACCCACGACCAGAACCTCAGCCAGGGCAGCCAGCGCCAGGCCGAGCACTTCGGGGACTCCGCCGGTGTCACGATCGTCGACAAGACGGCGGCACACGGAGGCAAGGCGGTCGGCTACATCGAGAACGGCGACTGGATCTCGTTCAAGCCGTACCTCCTCACCAACGCCACCAAGCTGACCGCCCGCATCGCCTCCGGCGCCGCGGGAGGGACCCTGGAAGTACGGGCCGGCTCACCCACAGGCACCTTGCTCGGATCGACGGCCGTCCCCGCCACCGGGGGCTGGGAATCCTTCCAGGACGTGTCCGCGAACCTCACCAACCGTCCTGCCGGCACCACCACCCTCCACCTCGTCTTCAAGGGGGGCAGCGGATCCCTCTTCGATGTCGACGACTTCACCTTCACGACCGACGGCACCCAGGCACGGACCGGCCCGATCACGGGCATCGACGGCAAGTGCGTCGATGTGGCGGCCGGAGCCAGTGCGGACGGCACGCAGATCCAGCTGTACGGCTGCAACGGGACGGCCGCCCAGCAGTGGACGGTCGGCACGGACGGGACTCTGCGCGCGCTCGGCAAATGCCTGGACATCAGCGGGGGCGGCACTGCCGACGGGACGAAGATCCAGCTGTACGGATGCAACAACACCGGAGCCCAGAAGTGGGCGCCGCAGTCGGACGGCACCCTGAAGAACCCGGTGTCGGGCAAGTGCATGGACGCGGCCGGAGCGTCCTCCGCCGACCGCACCAAGCTCCACCTGTGGACCTGTGGTTCCGGTGCCAACCAGAAGTGGATCCTGCCATGA